Proteins encoded together in one Ammospiza nelsoni isolate bAmmNel1 chromosome Z, bAmmNel1.pri, whole genome shotgun sequence window:
- the SHLD3 gene encoding shieldin complex subunit 3, protein MEVVLHYQPHQRDLIKLQKFAEAAVKEFPIRQLPRFAPWFPNDLHRLPLKPIKQAPVISCEEVEELKQLSTPSEYVTGSPDYDCTKNLLEFHSSTKHGPTLIQAQAVHRAINLDCQGDPPPNGKQKLKRSWSVSLPRAKLREKIHPLSQELQNNLERLKLHAFCRAKWTIEQSLCKNQNLEDIWVKLNRLIKQNELPSCNATIQRSVGQIWIFCDILYCEYVRNILREKLSLTDKMNLLVHKYGIIFSL, encoded by the coding sequence ATGGAAGTGGTCTTGCACTATCAACCACATCAGAGAGATCtaataaaactgcagaaatttgcagaagcagcagtgaaGGAGTTTCCCATTCGCCAGTTACCAAGATTTGCACCCTGGTTTCCAAATGATTTACACAGACTTCCCCTCAAACCAATAAAGCAGGCACCTGTTATTTCTTGTGAGGAAGTGGAAGAATTGAAACAGCTTTCTACACCTTCAGAATATGTTACAGGATCTCCTGATTATGACTGCACAAAAAATCTCCTTGAATTTCACTCTAGCACGAAACATGGTCCGACTTTAATCCAAGCACAGGCTGTTCACAGAGCAATTAACTTGGACTGTCAAGGAGACCCACCACCtaatggaaaacagaaattgaaAAGGTCTTGGAGTGTCTCTCTCCCTAGAGCTAAACTCAGAGAGAAGATTCATCCTTTATCTCAAGAACTGCAGAATAATTTGGAAAGACTAAAGCTGCATGCATTTTGTAGAGCCAAGTGGACAATTGAACAGTCTCTTTGTAAAAACCAGAATTTGGAGGACATATGGGTAAAATTGAATAGACTCATTAAACAGAATGAATTGCCATCTTGCAATGCTACTATCCAAAGATCTGTGGGACAGATATGGATTTTCTGTGATATATTATACTGTGAATATGTTAGAAATATTCTCAGGGAAAAGCTGAGCCTTACAGATAAAATGAATTTACTTGTACATAAATATGGAATTATATTTAGTTTATAA